A window of Citrus sinensis cultivar Valencia sweet orange chromosome 7, DVS_A1.0, whole genome shotgun sequence contains these coding sequences:
- the LOC107174607 gene encoding probable disease resistance protein At5g63020 isoform X11, translating to MGNLISTFLPADLFDRTSNCVGEQAKYVWGLEKTLRVLETELHKLTRARDDLKTKVEVEEQRPRTRRTNQVAGWLEDVQKLETEFTELERVRAQEMDRLCLGGLCSKNFASSYNYGTQVVELTDRVINLKKDEEKIEVVVEKAPDGAAIELPLDHTVVGQELLLGQVWRCITDQEKNRGIIGLYGIGGVGKTTLLKQVNNNFRHQQHNFDVVIWAAASTLQDDIGKRIGFSEDQSWEKKSPQDKAVDIGSILSRRKFVLLLDDIWKPIDLTQLGVPLQKLNDGSKVVLTTRSAGVCDQMDAEKVEVYSLAHDKAWELFQEMVDRSTLDSHTSIRELAETLARECGGLPLALKTVGRAMKSQRKVGDWKRAIHKMRTSASKFSGMKEEVFSRLKFSYDSLSTDELRSCLLYCCLYPEDYEIPKRQLIDYWISEGFVCDFDDGCDFIDDLLQACLLEEEGDDHVKMHDMIREMSLWIACTVDKEEQNFLVRAGVKLTEAPKVEEWEGAKRISLMKTRIQSLSEIPTCPRLVTLLLDGNWIEEITDGFFQSMSSLRVLSLRINISLSKLPSGISNLVSLHHLDLSRTNITGLPQELKALEKLRYLNLDYAFNLSIIPHQLISGFSKLEVLRLFGCSCWSVTEEEGGNVLCDDAEPLMKELLGLKHLNVLSWTFRSSLAVQKFLKYPKLVSITQSVMVCQCESQPFNVLHLAYMENLQELRISNSNLEEMKTDSTEEVKKLFQSGFRSLDRVVIWSCQKMKDLTWLVFVQILKQLRIVFCTEMEEIISVDKLRDISKIIGSEHNFFAQLESLTIKWGRNLKSVYPNPLPFPKLKKIEVRECPQLKKLPLNSSSAKERRVVIEGSKKWWEELQWEDQATQNAFSSGVVLGDDFH from the exons ATGGGTAACTTAATCTCAACCTTCTTACCAGCAGACTTATTTGATCGAACTTCAAACTGCGTTGGTGAACAAGCAAAATATGTATGGGGTCTCGAAAAAACTCTTCGGGTCTTGGAGACTGAATTGCACAAATTGACTCGAGCAAGGGACGATCTGAAGACCAAGGTTGAGGTCGAAGAACAACGACCTCGAACCAGACGAACGAACCAGGTCGCAGGGTGGCTTGAAGATGTGCAAAAACTGGAAACTGAATTTACCGAGCTGGAACGAGTTAGAGCTCAAGAAATGGATAGATTGTGCCTTGGAGGCCTCTGTTCCAAAAACTTCGCGTCAAGCTACAATTACGGGACTCAGGTGGTCGAGTTGACGGATCGAGTGATCAATTTAAAGAAAGAcgaagaaaaaattgaagtcgTTGTTGAGAAGGCGCCAGATGGTGCAGCAATTGAATTACCTCTTGATCACACAGTTGTTGGTCAAGAACTATTACTTGGTCAAGTTTGGAGATGTATCACTGATCAGGAAAAGAACAGGGGAATTATCGGCCTGTATGGTATAGGGGGAGTCGGCAAAACTACCCTTTTAAAACAAGTCAACAACAACTTCCGCCATCAACAGCATAATTTTGATGTTGTTATCTGGGCGGCTGCGTCAACACTTCAAGATGACATTGGAAAAAGGATTGGCTTTTCAGAAGACCAAAGCTGGGAGAAAAAAAGTCCTCAAGACAAGGCTGTGGACATCGGTAGCATTTTAAGCAGAAGGAAGTTTGTGTTGTTATTGGATGATATATGGAAACCCATTGATTTAACACAATTGGGTGTCCCCCTTCAAAAACTAAATGATGGGTCCAAAGTAGTCTTGACAACTCGTTCAGCTGGTGTTTGCGATCAAATGGACGCTGAAAAGGTGGAAGTGTATAGTTTGGCGCATGATAAAGCCTGGGAATTATTTCAGGAGATGGTCGACAGATCCACTCTTGACAGTCATACCAGTATTCGAGAGCTAGCCGAAACCCTGGCAAGAGAGTGTGGTGGGTTGCCGCTAGCGCTTAAAACAGTGGGACGAGCCATGAAAAGCCAAAGGAAAGTTGGAGATTGGAAACGTGCAATTCACAAAATGAGAACATCAGCTTCTAAATTCTCAGGTATGAAAGAAGAGGTGTTTTCGCGTTTAAAGTTCAGCTATGATAGTTTGTCTACGGACGAACTTCGTTCCTGTCTCCTGTATTGTTGTTTATATCCTGAAGACTACGAAATTCCTAAAAGGCAATTGATTGATTACTGGATTAGTGAAGGATTTGTGTgtgattttgatgatggatGCGATTTTATTGATGACCTTCTTCAAGCATGCTTATTGGAGGAAGAAGGCGATGATCATGTAAAGATGCACGATATGATTCGTGAGATGTCATTATGGATAGCGTGCACGGTAGACAAGGAGGAGCAGAACTTTCTGGTTCGCGCTGGAGTTAAACTGACCGAAGCACCAAAGGTTGAAGAATGGGAAGGTGCCAAACGAATATCTCTGATGAAAACTAGAATTCAAAGCCTATCGGAAATTCCCACGTGTCCACGTCTCGTCACTTTACTTCTGGATGGAAATTGGATTGAGGAGATTACTGATGGCTTCTTTCAATCGATGTCTTCTCTTAGAGTATTAAGTCTacgaataaatatttccctaAGTAAACTACCTTCGGGGATTTCAAATTTGGTTTCATTGCATCATCTTGATCTATCACGGACTAATATAACTGGGTTGCCGCAAGAGCTGAAGGCATTGGAGAAGCTGAGATATTTGAACTTGGACTATGcatttaatttgtctataaTTCCACATCAATTGATATCTGGCTTTTCAAAGTTGGAG GTACTCAGGTTGTTTGGGTGCAGTTGTTGGAGTGTAACAGAAGAAGAAGGTGGTAACGTTCTATGTGATGATGCTGAAC CTTTGATGAAGGAATTGCTGGGTTTGAAgcatttaaatgttttaagcTGGACCTTCCGAAGTTCACTTGCTGTCCAAAAGTTTTTGAAATATCCAAAGCTGGTGAGCATCACTCAATCTGTAATGGTTTGCCAATGTGAAAGTCAACCGTTCAATGTCTTACATCTAGCATACATGGAGAATCTTCAGGAGTTACGCATTTCAAACAGTAATTTGGAAGAGATGAAGACTGACAGCACAGAAGAGGTAAAGAAACTTTTTCAAAGTGGTTTCCGCAGTCTCGACAGAGTTGTCATATGGAGTtgccaaaaaatgaaagacTTAACGTGGCTAGTTTTTGTTCAAATTCTCAAGCAGCTGCGTATAGTCTTTTGTACAGAAATGGAAGAAATAATTAGTGTTGATAAATTGAGAGATATTTCGAAGATAATCGGGTCAGAGCATAACTTTTTTGCACAACTCGAATCTCTAACCATAAAGTGGGgaagaaatttaaagagcGTTTACCCGAATCCCCTGCCCTTTCCAAAGCTGAAGAAAATTGAAGTACGTGAATGCCCACAGCTGAAGAAGCTCCCACTCAATTCCAGCAGCGCGAAGGAACGTCGAGTTGTCATCGAGGGGTCGAAAAAATGGTGGGAAGAGCTACAATGGGAGGACCAAGCCACCCAAAATGCTTTCTCTTCCGGTGTCGTACTTGGGGatgattttcattaa
- the LOC107174607 gene encoding probable disease resistance protein At5g63020 isoform X10, translated as MGNLISTFLPADLFDRTSNCVGEQAKYVWGLEKTLRVLETELHKLTRARDDLKTKVEVEEQRPRTRRTNQVAGWLEDVQKLETEFTELERVRAQEMDRLCLGGLCSKNFASSYNYGTQVVELTDRVINLKKDEEKIEVVVEKAPDGAAIELPLDHTVVGQELLLGQVWRCITDQEKNRGIIGLYGIGGVGKTTLLKQVNNNFRHQQHNFDVVIWAAASTLQDDIGKRIGFSEDQSWEKKSPQDKAVDIGSILSRRKFVLLLDDIWKPIDLTQLGVPLQKLNDGSKVVLTTRSAGVCDQMDAEKVEVYSLAHDKAWELFQEMVDRSTLDSHTSIRELAETLARECGGLPLALKTVGRAMKSQRKVGDWKRAIHKMRTSASKFSGMKEEVFSRLKFSYDSLSTDELRSCLLYCCLYPEDYEIPKRQLIDYWISEGFVCDFDDGCDFIDDLLQACLLEEEGDDHVKMHDMIREMSLWIACTVDKEEQNFLVRAGVKLTEAPKVEEWEGAKRISLMKTRIQSLSEIPTCPRLVTLLLDGNWIEEITDGFFQSMSSLRVLSLRINISLSKLPSGISNLVSLHHLDLSRTNITGLPQELKALEKLRYLNLDYAFNLSIIPHQLISGFSKLEVRRLRGCGLWSKKEEEEGNVLCDDAEPLMKELLGLKHLNVLSWTFRSSLAVQKFLKYPKLVSITQSVMVCQCESQPFNVLHLAYMENLQELRISNSNLEEMKTDSTEEVKKLFQSGFRSLDRVVIWSCQKMKDLTWLVFVQILKQLRIVFCTEMEEIISVDKLRDISKIIGSEHNFFAQLESLTIKWGRNLKSVYPNPLPFPKLKKIEVRECPQLKKLPLNSSSAKERRVVIEGSKKWWEELQWEDQATQNAFSSGVVLGDDFH; from the exons ATGGGTAACTTAATCTCAACCTTCTTACCAGCAGACTTATTTGATCGAACTTCAAACTGCGTTGGTGAACAAGCAAAATATGTATGGGGTCTCGAAAAAACTCTTCGGGTCTTGGAGACTGAATTGCACAAATTGACTCGAGCAAGGGACGATCTGAAGACCAAGGTTGAGGTCGAAGAACAACGACCTCGAACCAGACGAACGAACCAGGTCGCAGGGTGGCTTGAAGATGTGCAAAAACTGGAAACTGAATTTACCGAGCTGGAACGAGTTAGAGCTCAAGAAATGGATAGATTGTGCCTTGGAGGCCTCTGTTCCAAAAACTTCGCGTCAAGCTACAATTACGGGACTCAGGTGGTCGAGTTGACGGATCGAGTGATCAATTTAAAGAAAGAcgaagaaaaaattgaagtcgTTGTTGAGAAGGCGCCAGATGGTGCAGCAATTGAATTACCTCTTGATCACACAGTTGTTGGTCAAGAACTATTACTTGGTCAAGTTTGGAGATGTATCACTGATCAGGAAAAGAACAGGGGAATTATCGGCCTGTATGGTATAGGGGGAGTCGGCAAAACTACCCTTTTAAAACAAGTCAACAACAACTTCCGCCATCAACAGCATAATTTTGATGTTGTTATCTGGGCGGCTGCGTCAACACTTCAAGATGACATTGGAAAAAGGATTGGCTTTTCAGAAGACCAAAGCTGGGAGAAAAAAAGTCCTCAAGACAAGGCTGTGGACATCGGTAGCATTTTAAGCAGAAGGAAGTTTGTGTTGTTATTGGATGATATATGGAAACCCATTGATTTAACACAATTGGGTGTCCCCCTTCAAAAACTAAATGATGGGTCCAAAGTAGTCTTGACAACTCGTTCAGCTGGTGTTTGCGATCAAATGGACGCTGAAAAGGTGGAAGTGTATAGTTTGGCGCATGATAAAGCCTGGGAATTATTTCAGGAGATGGTCGACAGATCCACTCTTGACAGTCATACCAGTATTCGAGAGCTAGCCGAAACCCTGGCAAGAGAGTGTGGTGGGTTGCCGCTAGCGCTTAAAACAGTGGGACGAGCCATGAAAAGCCAAAGGAAAGTTGGAGATTGGAAACGTGCAATTCACAAAATGAGAACATCAGCTTCTAAATTCTCAGGTATGAAAGAAGAGGTGTTTTCGCGTTTAAAGTTCAGCTATGATAGTTTGTCTACGGACGAACTTCGTTCCTGTCTCCTGTATTGTTGTTTATATCCTGAAGACTACGAAATTCCTAAAAGGCAATTGATTGATTACTGGATTAGTGAAGGATTTGTGTgtgattttgatgatggatGCGATTTTATTGATGACCTTCTTCAAGCATGCTTATTGGAGGAAGAAGGCGATGATCATGTAAAGATGCACGATATGATTCGTGAGATGTCATTATGGATAGCGTGCACGGTAGACAAGGAGGAGCAGAACTTTCTGGTTCGCGCTGGAGTTAAACTGACCGAAGCACCAAAGGTTGAAGAATGGGAAGGTGCCAAACGAATATCTCTGATGAAAACTAGAATTCAAAGCCTATCGGAAATTCCCACGTGTCCACGTCTCGTCACTTTACTTCTGGATGGAAATTGGATTGAGGAGATTACTGATGGCTTCTTTCAATCGATGTCTTCTCTTAGAGTATTAAGTCTacgaataaatatttccctaAGTAAACTACCTTCGGGGATTTCAAATTTGGTTTCATTGCATCATCTTGATCTATCACGGACTAATATAACTGGGTTGCCGCAAGAGCTGAAGGCATTGGAGAAGCTGAGATATTTGAACTTGGACTATGcatttaatttgtctataaTTCCACATCAATTGATATCTGGCTTTTCAAAGTTGGAGGTACGCAGGTTGCGTGGGTGCGGTCTCTGGagcaaaaaagaagaagaagaaggtaaCGTTCTATGTGATGATGCTGAAC CTTTGATGAAGGAATTGCTGGGTTTGAAgcatttaaatgttttaagcTGGACCTTCCGAAGTTCACTTGCTGTCCAAAAGTTTTTGAAATATCCAAAGCTGGTGAGCATCACTCAATCTGTAATGGTTTGCCAATGTGAAAGTCAACCGTTCAATGTCTTACATCTAGCATACATGGAGAATCTTCAGGAGTTACGCATTTCAAACAGTAATTTGGAAGAGATGAAGACTGACAGCACAGAAGAGGTAAAGAAACTTTTTCAAAGTGGTTTCCGCAGTCTCGACAGAGTTGTCATATGGAGTtgccaaaaaatgaaagacTTAACGTGGCTAGTTTTTGTTCAAATTCTCAAGCAGCTGCGTATAGTCTTTTGTACAGAAATGGAAGAAATAATTAGTGTTGATAAATTGAGAGATATTTCGAAGATAATCGGGTCAGAGCATAACTTTTTTGCACAACTCGAATCTCTAACCATAAAGTGGGgaagaaatttaaagagcGTTTACCCGAATCCCCTGCCCTTTCCAAAGCTGAAGAAAATTGAAGTACGTGAATGCCCACAGCTGAAGAAGCTCCCACTCAATTCCAGCAGCGCGAAGGAACGTCGAGTTGTCATCGAGGGGTCGAAAAAATGGTGGGAAGAGCTACAATGGGAGGACCAAGCCACCCAAAATGCTTTCTCTTCCGGTGTCGTACTTGGGGatgattttcattaa